Proteins co-encoded in one Deltaproteobacteria bacterium genomic window:
- a CDS encoding sugar kinase — protein sequence MSLLVVGSMAFDSIKSPFGEVERVVGGSATYFSLAASYLAPVRLVSVVGKDFPQNVIGMLSARAIDTRGLKIADGETFRWKGYYEYDLNTAHTVKTELNVFQEFAPVLPEEYRDSPYVFLGNIAPGLQMDILGQVRNPKLVALDTMNYWIENSPGPLREVISKVDIVVFNESEIREISGEYNLVKAARAVMSWGPARVVVKRGEYGVLHLSDGTMFAAPAYPLETIFDPTGAGDSFAGGFMGYLASRDGEELTDMDYRTATMYGSAIASFTVEAFSTERLQNLSPGEIAERVDAFRALTEFRV from the coding sequence ATGAGCCTGTTAGTCGTCGGTTCGATGGCGTTCGACAGCATCAAGTCCCCTTTCGGGGAGGTGGAGCGGGTGGTCGGCGGATCCGCCACCTACTTTTCCCTGGCAGCCAGCTACCTGGCGCCGGTCCGGCTGGTGTCCGTGGTGGGAAAGGACTTTCCGCAGAACGTCATCGGGATGCTCTCGGCCCGAGCCATCGACACCCGGGGGCTAAAGATCGCGGACGGCGAAACGTTCCGCTGGAAAGGATATTACGAGTACGACCTGAACACCGCGCACACCGTCAAGACGGAACTCAACGTATTCCAGGAGTTTGCGCCCGTTCTCCCTGAAGAGTACCGGGACAGCCCGTACGTGTTTCTCGGGAACATCGCTCCGGGGCTCCAGATGGACATCCTCGGCCAGGTGCGTAATCCGAAGCTGGTCGCGCTCGACACGATGAACTACTGGATCGAAAACAGCCCGGGACCGTTGCGCGAGGTGATCTCGAAGGTGGACATCGTGGTTTTCAACGAGAGCGAGATAAGGGAAATCTCGGGGGAGTACAACCTCGTAAAGGCCGCGCGCGCCGTCATGAGCTGGGGGCCGGCCAGGGTGGTCGTCAAGCGCGGTGAATACGGGGTTCTGCACCTTTCGGACGGGACCATGTTCGCCGCTCCCGCCTATCCGCTTGAGACTATCTTCGACCCGACGGGGGCCGGCGACAGTTTCGCGGGTGGCTTCATGGGTTATCTCGCCTCCCGGGACGGGGAGGAGCTTACCGACATGGATTACCGTACGGCGACGATGTACGGGAGCGCCATCGCCTCCTTCACCGTGGAAGCGTTCAGTACGGAGCGGCTCCAGAATCTTTCCCCAGGTGAAATCGCCGAGCGCGTCGACGCTTTCCGGGCGCTCACCGAATTCCGGGTCTGA
- the cyoE gene encoding protoheme IX farnesyltransferase, whose amino-acid sequence MEPVTVHARPVAGRESRSDGVAASALLISKPGIAGGVTLAGFSGMVLAGRSLPPAGFGFICLSCILMAASGSAILNGILDREMDSRMSRVAARKAALENVGSRGALFLSLGLIAASLAISVLFLNPTATLLLLGAVSGYALLYTLYLKRRSPYGTVPGGIPGALPVLIGYASIEPRIGADGFLLFFLMLLWQPPHFWTLALKCQDDYRAAGVPVLPVAMGEPYTKILVFLYATALLPLSLGLWWLGFCSPHFAAAALFLGAWFLVSCYRNIVASRRFGKAFAASIIYILGLLLSVIVDVAAG is encoded by the coding sequence GTGGAACCGGTAACGGTCCATGCAAGACCGGTAGCCGGAAGGGAGTCCCGCTCCGATGGCGTTGCGGCATCCGCGCTGCTTATATCGAAACCGGGTATCGCGGGCGGCGTTACGCTTGCGGGGTTTTCGGGCATGGTGCTGGCGGGGCGGAGCCTTCCGCCGGCCGGTTTCGGATTTATCTGCCTTTCCTGCATTCTCATGGCGGCATCCGGATCGGCAATCCTGAACGGAATCCTGGACCGGGAGATGGATTCGCGGATGAGCCGCGTCGCGGCAAGAAAGGCGGCGCTGGAAAATGTAGGCAGCCGCGGAGCGCTTTTCCTGTCTTTGGGCCTGATCGCGGCATCCCTGGCGATTTCCGTTCTATTCCTGAACCCGACGGCGACGCTGCTTCTCCTTGGGGCGGTCTCGGGCTACGCCCTTTTGTATACCCTGTATCTGAAGCGGCGCTCTCCCTACGGAACGGTGCCCGGCGGAATCCCCGGGGCGCTTCCCGTCCTCATCGGCTACGCGTCGATCGAGCCGCGCATCGGCGCGGACGGCTTCCTGCTTTTCTTCCTGATGCTGCTATGGCAACCCCCCCACTTCTGGACGCTGGCGCTGAAGTGCCAGGACGATTACCGGGCGGCGGGCGTCCCCGTCCTCCCCGTGGCCATGGGGGAGCCATATACGAAGATTCTTGTTTTTCTCTATGCGACCGCACTGCTGCCACTTTCCCTCGGTTTGTGGTGGCTTGGGTTCTGCTCGCCGCATTTTGCCGCTGCCGCGCTGTTCCTCGGCGCGTGGTTCCTTGTATCCTGCTACCGTAATATCGTCGCGAGCCGCCGGTTCGGCAAGGCGTTCGCCGCGTCCATCATCTACATCCTCGGCCTCCTCCTCTCGGTCATCGTCGACGTCGCCGCAGGCTAG
- a CDS encoding heme A synthase, with protein sequence MRGRMTVGLLFLLLVWGNLVAGLKAGLACPDWPLCHGKVLPPLRLDIYMEFLHRVIAAVAGISLIALCVRRFRDYRGSAKAVPILAAGFLAVEVVLGGAVVLFGIPVQLTTVHFMLGLAVFLLAVYMASFDGVRYPPAFSLSGRSALFFGIGILVFLLAGLGAYVRHADAGLACAEWPLCADGLFPKVLTGHVLIHFSHRVLAALVFLTVIALYAAVVLDRRLDESRGLARALLLLAAGQVAVGGLVVLTKLYYLSTALHMAIALGMLVVLFHMWAREVKREELLPWNR encoded by the coding sequence ATGCGCGGCAGAATGACGGTCGGCCTGTTGTTCCTGCTCCTGGTCTGGGGGAATCTCGTGGCGGGCCTGAAGGCGGGACTCGCCTGCCCGGACTGGCCCCTGTGCCACGGAAAGGTCCTGCCGCCCCTTCGGCTGGACATCTACATGGAATTCCTCCACCGCGTGATCGCCGCCGTAGCGGGCATCTCGCTCATCGCCCTTTGCGTTCGGCGTTTCAGGGACTATCGAGGTTCGGCGAAGGCCGTTCCCATCCTGGCGGCAGGGTTCCTGGCGGTGGAGGTCGTTCTCGGCGGCGCGGTGGTTCTCTTCGGCATACCGGTGCAGCTCACGACGGTGCATTTCATGCTCGGTCTCGCCGTATTCCTGCTTGCGGTCTACATGGCATCCTTCGACGGCGTCCGGTATCCTCCCGCCTTCTCCCTGTCCGGGCGGTCGGCGCTGTTTTTCGGAATCGGCATCCTGGTTTTCCTGCTGGCGGGCCTTGGAGCCTACGTGAGGCACGCGGACGCCGGGCTTGCCTGTGCGGAATGGCCGCTCTGCGCGGACGGGCTCTTTCCGAAGGTTCTGACGGGCCACGTATTGATCCACTTTTCCCACCGCGTTCTGGCGGCCCTCGTGTTTCTCACCGTCATCGCCCTGTACGCAGCGGTGGTCCTCGACCGGCGGCTCGACGAGAGCAGGGGCCTTGCGCGGGCCCTCCTGCTGCTGGCCGCGGGACAGGTCGCCGTCGGTGGACTGGTGGTCCTGACGAAGCTTTACTACCTGTCCACAGCCTTGCACATGGCGATAGCCCTGGGGATGCTGGTCGTTCTTTTCCACATGTGGGCCAGGGAGGTCAAGAGGGAGGAATTGCTGCCGTGGAACCGGTAA
- a CDS encoding cytochrome C oxidase subunit IV family protein: MMKGRGGGYAVYLAVFAALLVLTGATVAVSYVDLGFWNVATALLIASVKASLVALFFMHLKHEGVLVWTFALVPVLFLLLIVAGTLSDTLFR, from the coding sequence ATGATGAAGGGGCGCGGCGGGGGATATGCAGTCTACCTGGCGGTCTTCGCGGCTCTGCTGGTCCTGACCGGCGCGACCGTCGCGGTTTCCTATGTCGACCTCGGATTCTGGAATGTAGCAACGGCTCTGCTCATCGCCTCGGTGAAAGCGTCGCTGGTCGCGCTTTTCTTCATGCACCTGAAGCACGAGGGCGTGCTGGTGTGGACGTTCGCGCTGGTGCCTGTCCTCTTTCTCCTTCTTATAGTCGCAGGGACGCTTTCGGACACGTTGTTCCGTTAG